The nucleotide window tgatatataataaaacataaGACCCATGCGTCTTTTGACAATGCCATGCCTTAGAGAGAAACTCGGACCAAAATGCACATCCAACCCTCTGTTCATCCGTTGGAATAACATCTTCTGGAATAGGTTGAGAACATGCAAAGGATCATTAAATATTGAATTCATAAGTCAGATTGAAAAAAGTGTTATGGAACATGGTATTTTATAAATATCTTCATCATAGTTGTCAAACCCGAACAACGTCTGATATAAGAATGGAAGGATGGCCACtatatcaataaataattattttttcagtaaataatttatatcttaatttaaataaaaactacGTATACCAAAATCTTGcaaattaagcaaagaaaataaacaccgcttgaaaaaaatcagataagtaataattaaataaggtaCGAAATGAGAAATTGCAAAGGATACTGACTCATCAATGAAGTTTTTCCGAccccaagaaaaaagaaaaaattaaattagagaaAACGAAAAGAGGGAACAAAAACCCTAAGTGAAGATTACATACGTACCCACTGTCCCCTAGAACGATGACTCTGACCAATGTTCCTCTGTGTAATGCCATTGATTGATTCTGGATTATTAAGGATTATACTTGATGGATTTATATATAGTTGCGGAGTTGAATTGTGGATCGAGGTTTGAGAGTtttgagagatgagagagaaaatggatatatgataaaaataagagaaagggGGCACCAATTTcgataaatttgatttttttgttcaCCTACACTGTTTAGCTACACACTTGAATTGCTTTCAACAccctcttatttatttttatttttttttgtttcagtgCAGTGAAATAATTAAGGATTTTTGAATTTACACATTAAGTACATATTTGTCGCTATCATAATATCTAGAACCAGCCAACATTGCAATAAGTTGCTACTGAATCCTAAGTACATAATAGTCGAtgaaaaatagaatataaattGATTGGAATATGGTATACTTACTTTGCAAAGAGTTTTTGATGTTAGAGCAATAACATTTTAGTTTGCGACTCTTGCTGAGGAGAGAGTCAATAAATTGATGCATGATGAATCATATGtgtaatttaaactattttaaaaacgTATTATAGTCTCAAGTTTGTTGTGAGATACATAAATATTCTACTCAATATAAGAGAATGTTGAAAAATACTCCCTCCTGTCGCCATTAcgagaaacatttttttttttccttcttcagaTTCATTAAATATGTAATGTATCTTATTTATATTACAAACGagatatatcaattatttaataaaagtcaaaaagaaatatttactCATAATAGTGATCCGAGATAATATGTGTTAAAGTGACCATTACTATCACTTTTCACAATAGATCATTGGTTTCATGGAATGGAATAAATGACCACTTTTCCGGTGGCTCTTGAAGTCTCTAAGTAGGAAAAAGCTTCAATGACCTCTGAAAATGGTATAGGAGTCTTGGGGTCAAAATCCAATTTGTATAGTcgtttaaatagtaaaatatatttaagctaAATTATACCAgagatcctttaagttatttaataattaataagttAGTTATGTAAATTACATTTAAATTACACCAGGCTAAATTTCGTTTTTGAAGATATTTAATTGTCACAAGTTagttttatgtttcttttcatactacttagatcatttaagttatttaattgttaaaTTTAAACACCAAATAACTTACATTTTTAAtatcttgtttaaaaaaaaacttacatttttaATATCTGAAATTCCCCAAACTTTTATagttaaataactaaaaaattaaatggtaaaaaaaacttaaaaatcttaagaaaaatcatgtctccttaaaaaaaaatgattttgtcaaaatttaaCTAATcccaattttgaaaaataaaatcaaagacaGAAAAACTTCTTTTACTGGTCATATTGTATAgacatatataataaattacTTTTCTCCTAAAATATTTCTTAGGCTTTTTCcttagagggaccaaaattctaagaaatattttagatggactaaaatcaaatgttgatatatttactgggaccatttacttatttaacccttctaaacttaacttttaattaaagaaaaaaaattagcatttGGATGTAACTTTAGAATATCTAATGGCTTTCCATGTTCAGAGTAGAACCAAGCATTTGTATGAGTTGGAATAGTAATATTAGTAGGATCATTTCTTGAAACTTCTGTGGCCATATTGATGAGTTATTTGGAAGAGTGAAAAAGGAAGGGGAGTGACCCTCTAGTGCTCAAGTGATAGATATGAATCATGAATGTGGACAATTATATAGACTCTGATTTTAGGGTTAGTTAATATATAAAACATGATTGGAGTATTTAGTGAGCTAAGCGACactaaaaagatatatatagaaaagagaTTGAATTCGATCACTGATTAACCTAACAACTAATTTATTAACACTTgtgtatttaaaataaaacttttgtcGTGTTTAATTTTATAGCTTGCATCATTGTTTTCTTACACAAGACAttcaactttatatttttttatatataaaataaaagtagttTTGCCATTATTGATGAGttaattagttgttagatttACTACTTGGTCAATATATTTCATGATATTCTATCAACAAAAGAATATtccataatatttatattaactAGACCATCGACGAACGGATCATATCGAAGGCAATATTTGATGGtaatagaaaacaaaatagTTTAGATAAATGTCATAATTTTCATAtagtattttataatattagGTTAAGTCGGTAAATGGTTCAAAAGAGAGTGCGGCTAAAAATTCAGTTTAACTAGGGTTTTGGTTGTCAAGTATTCATGTGGAAAAGTTGTCCTTGATGGACATATGCGACCAACTAGGTGGTCTTCTATCATTGGACCTAGATTGGAAGCTCAGGATCTGCTGGTCCGGATCATTATCTAGTGGGATGTAGAGCGTGTTCATCCTATGGTATTGTCTGATCTCGGGTCTTATATCATACTTGAGTCTAACCATAATGGGCCCTAGCCCGATGTGGAACACTTCGATAGTAGGATTATATATTATTAGTCATTaacttttatttgaataaactaaaataacttattcaatttaacaaattacttagtctatcatactaGGCTCTAGGATCTTGTTTAAGACCATATAATGATTTCTTAAGCTTATAAACATGGTGAGGTTGCTTCAGATCCTCAAAACCAGGTGGTTGCTTGAAAAATACTTCTTCCGATATCACTCCATTGAGAAATACACTCTTTATGCCATGATTTACTGCATAgaatagaagtaacctgattgcttccaatcttgcaagtGGAGCAATGTCAATAATCTATTGTGCTTCATTGTTCAAACGAAATGTCTCATTCTGTAACTTTTAATATATGTATCTTCACCATCTTCCCTTCAATCGGATTTATTAATCTAgaagtttataaaaatatgcGGGTATGGAGGAGAAAATATTGTACCTATTTTTGGAACACCGAATTTCTCTTATATGTATAGGCGTTAAGACAAACTACCAGATATCTTAGGTTTGTTACATGTGTTTATCGTGCTGAATAGGTGTACAAGAATCAAACTAATGTTTCAATGAACAAATTCAAACCAATTAAGTTGGCTCAATTATTTTCTACGTTCGGATTcgaacaaaatcaaaattaaacaaaatgtaaaaacaaaagaatcatatCAAACCAACATGTTCTTCATCAATTTAGTTTGAAATTCATgagagaaaatatttttaaatcaaacaaaaccGATCTTTTTCTAGTGGTTTGGATTATTTTCCATCACAAACTTAAATCAAACCAACTTGTTACCCTTAACGCTGCATAGAAAAAACTAGGTTTAAATATGAACTCTCAAAATAGTAGTGCTGAGGTTGTTCACATGAGACGAAGTGGCACTGGAAATTAACTTGTTCTTGGCTTGGTCCAATTTGTCATTTTAAACCGAAAGAAATTGGTTTGttgattcctcaaaaaaaaaaaaaaaaattggtttgttgattttagtttCGGAGAGATCttacttttctcttttaaattataGACATTATAAAATGcttatttaaaatcaattaagtgTGGtcgaagtattatatgatcatttattatgtttaaaatcaattaagtgTGGTCGAAGTATTATATGATGACAAAACCCTTCCAAAATCCtctcccaaacagacccttaaatGTAGTACTCTCAAAAGAATgtcaattctaaaataaatatattctcTTCTTACAATGCAAATCTAGAGGCACGTTAGCCAGTTTCTGGTAGGTCACAGAACAAAATTAAAGCTCAAATTGGGAGAGGTATCTAACATGCATATGAATCGTCTCTTTCATTTCATTCAACTGGTTTAAATCCAAAATAGTCATTGATTGCCAAGAAAGAATTGGAATCAACAAAATAGATGCACAATAAACTTTTCTAGATTACAGGGCATGCATGTCCAAAACAATCCATATGCTGTCGACAATAACAGCTACCAAATTACACAACAAGACAAGACAATTTTCAAAACTTCCCTTAAAGTTTGGTAATCAACCTTTTCAATGGTTCTAGATATCTACAATTTGTTCCCTTCCTCACTGCTTCTTTTGTTCGCTACTGTATTCAACTCCAGTGTTCTTTAATGCTTTCAACTTTCTGTATCCTATATCAGTTCCAAATATCCTATTATAATGGACAAAAATATCACATATCAGTGTCTGTTTAACAAGCGGGATATCCAATTTATAAACCCACGTTACTAGGAAATAGATTACGAGTCATCGTGCATTCATGCTGCTGACCTAGACAGTATGATTTCGATCTGACAGTTTATGTTGTGACTTTATTTTTGGATATGTTTTGTAAAGTCAAAATACAAACCGTCAGATTAAGATCAGGAAGGCTGAGATCACATGACTGTGAATATGAGGTTATAACAACAGTAGTGAGTCCAGTCCAATGTTACTTAGCTGATCTTATTAAGaggaatatgataaaaaaaacttaccgGTCCATGTATGTAAAGGTTGATGAATAGTTTCCAGACTTGGTGTACAACACACGATGATGATAGTCATGAAAATCGGCTCTGGAAATGGAgatataaattttaactatagagaaataatcaaaataaccGAAACTAATAGGTTGATGTCAAGTAAAGTAAAGGAAAAGGAAACTCACCCTCCATAAAGTGGTAAGAAGTTTGAGGGGCTCCATGGGAAATGATAACCGCAATGTGCCTCAACTGTCTCGAGGACTCTAAGAACCGTATATAGCCAAAGAGTAATCAAGTGAGGACCAGTGATAGCAGGACCAAGCATGGTCGGAAATCCAAGGAATAAAATCTCCGCAGGATGACCATATTCAGAAGTCAGTCCAAATGGTGTGGCATACCTTCACAACATAGTTAAAAATCTTTGAACTTCAAGAAAAACCCAAAACCACTTCACAGCTCATTGATAATTGTAGAACATGTATAAAACTTACTCGTGATGAACTCTATGTACGtgtttgtacaaccattttgtgtgCATTATCCTATGTTCCCAGTAGAATAAAAAATCCTCCAAAATGAAGTAAAATATTATCTGCGTTAAAACTACTCTCCTGCGAAATCGAAAGCAAGTCTTTCTAAGAAATCTTCATAGAAAGATGTATTCTAAATGTTTATAGCAAAAGTTCCCATCATGAAACTCATAAGCGAACTAGTTTCTAAAGAAACCTGAAAGTACCAGGACGGCAGAGGAAGGCTACTATGCATGCCCATGTATTTGAAAACAGGATATGAAAAAATCATCGCAGGTAGATTGACTCCAAAATGTAACACCAATAAGCGAATAATACATCTCTCCTTAGATTCAGGGCTGTTAATTTTTGTCTACATGAAAGTGAGAATTAGCAATAAAATCTTACATAATGATCATACTATACTCATATAGTATAATGATACTATGCTCTAAATCGatgactgaaaaaaaaaattaagctgcAGGAGCAATACTCGTATCGTACCAGATCTCAGACACAAGCAGAAACAAGATTTAGTCGCACAaaaatataagacaaaattCAAATACTTCTGTTACAGTGTAGACGATTACAtatcaaataaacaaacaaaaaaaaattgctatataacttttatataaaattgcttgatatgatgatgaaaataaattgatatatGTTTTGCAGGATTACAAAAACATCTATTACTGTTTAAAAAGGAATATCCCtataattttcacttttaaatacCATGAAACATCGTTTATAATCGTTTTAGTATAACACAAATGGAAAGGAAAAGTTGAATGATTGATATCAAGGAAATGGAATTGCTCTAATGATTATAAAAGCATGACGATAAGTTTGTCCTTCAAACGTGCCATAAGTCCTTTAAAAGGAAAGATGGGGAAGAAAACGTAAAGTGGCTAACCTAGTATTGTCAAATAACCGCTATAGCGTAGCGGAATTTGAGCAAATCACTATTGTTCATTTAATActaagtgttgtcaaatatcggCACTATATCATTGTAGCAttgtggaatttgaacaaacctgAATTTTGTAGTTTGAGAGCCATCCTGCCCTCTCAAGCCAAATAAATGGAAGCCcagataaaaagaaaacaatttcaTGCAGAAAGAAAGTCCCGAAACATGCCAATTGAAAGTCACTGAAATTTATAATCAGGTActgcagaaaaaaaaaccaaataataaaataatccaaATTCCATTTCATCAAAatgaataataaagaaaaaaaaagaataataataaaaataaaatgcatgtaGTGATTTGGAAATAAGGAAGAGAACCTGCCATGCAGATTCGATGATGAACGGCATAGCGAGAGGATAGGAGAGAAGTGCCACTGCCAAGTTACACTGAGTTTCAGATCGATacaaacattattttattctattgtaTTTATAATTCTGAATCTATggtttttggtcaaaaataataatatctcaGATTTAGTTCATAtgcacttttttctttttctataaaaagaGAGACTAGAAATTGTAATTATAGTAagattatatctttttttttataataaatataatattatcttttgttaaaaaagaaataaaactttGTGATAActgatagcaaaaaaaaattaaataaaagtaattttgatataaataatttagcaatttttttaatttcggaAGCTACATTCAAGTTGAAAATTATTCTGcatgttaaaacaatttttttaattaatatgatCAAAAAGACATGGAACaaaaatcttaattattttaaaccattaaatgtaaaaataatttttttagattttttttttatatcaaaattttccatCCAACTCATCTATTctattgaattttttcaattttaaaaattttggaaattttttttctgaatctttcttatttaagaaaaaaatctgaattatttttaattttggtattttttcaacgattttcttaatttttttattctagaaatcaatatttggaaaaaaatctgaataattttctaattttggaaattttttaatttttatttcagaagaaaaatcttaattttttttttcgatttaaaaaattttggaaaaaaatctgaacaatttttaatgttttttcagaaaattttattttagaaaacaatatttggataaaaatctgaatttttatctattttaaaatttttggaaaaaaatctgaatattttactaattttttaatttcggaaattttttattttagaaatcaatatttggaaaaaaatctgaatatttttctaatttcggaaattttttaatttttttatgaattttaattttagaagaaaaatcttaattttttttcgatt belongs to Medicago truncatula cultivar Jemalong A17 chromosome 6, MtrunA17r5.0-ANR, whole genome shotgun sequence and includes:
- the LOC25496266 gene encoding methylsterol monooxygenase 2-1 isoform X1, giving the protein MPFIIESAWQYLIINFSDFQLACFGTFFLHEIVFFLSGLPFIWLERAGWLSNYKIQTKINSPESKERCIIRLLVLHFGVNLPAMIFSYPVFKYMGMHSSLPLPSWRVVLTQIIFYFILEDFLFYWEHRIMHTKWLYKHVHRVHHEYATPFGLTSEYGHPAEILFLGFPTMLGPAITGPHLITLWLYTVLRVLETVEAHCGYHFPWSPSNFLPLYGGFGYFDYFSIVKIYISISRADFHDYHHRVLYTKSGNYSSTFTYMDRIFGTDIGYRKLKALKNTGVEYSSEQKKQ
- the LOC25496266 gene encoding methylsterol monooxygenase 2-2 isoform X2 — encoded protein: MPFIIESAWQYLIINFSDFQLACFGTFFLHEIVFFLSGLPFIWLERAGWLSNYKIQTKINSPESKERCIIRLLVLHFGVNLPAMIFSYPVFKYMGMHSSLPLPSWRVVLTQIIFYFILEDFLFYWEHRIMHTKWLYKHVHRVHHEYATPFGLTSEYGHPAEILFLGFPTMLGPAITGPHLITLWLYTVLRVLETVEAHCGYHFPWSPSNFLPLYGGADFHDYHHRVLYTKSGNYSSTFTYMDRIFGTDIGYRKLKALKNTGVEYSSEQKKQ